From the Halalkalicoccus sp. CGA53 genome, one window contains:
- a CDS encoding Nmad3 family putative nucleotide modification protein — MTVVLCGIGADSTNVGELPPIRSDGTFEYVPIPEKSETTEEQTFGTWPLSTGETAADLTPSIRPRPISEPEFRTDPETWPLHHDPNFGALTYGEHRPAYVDRLSRLDPGDLVGFYAGLRDEGARAHRYLIGWFSVENVHLIDPGDREAARRAFAACPENAHAKRAREDGEPYVDDRRLAIVEGREPGGLVERDPLRLSEYAVAPGNSVAQYYLRESVREGLSVVEGRENMQFKPAYRCDCSAEEFADRIEALR; from the coding sequence ATGACCGTCGTCCTCTGTGGGATCGGCGCCGACTCGACGAACGTCGGCGAGCTCCCCCCGATCCGTTCGGACGGGACGTTCGAGTACGTCCCGATCCCGGAGAAGTCCGAGACGACCGAGGAGCAGACCTTCGGGACGTGGCCGCTCTCGACGGGCGAGACGGCCGCGGACCTCACCCCGTCGATCAGACCGCGACCGATCTCCGAACCGGAGTTCCGGACCGATCCCGAGACCTGGCCGCTGCACCACGACCCGAACTTCGGGGCGCTCACCTACGGCGAGCACCGGCCCGCGTACGTCGACCGGCTCTCGCGGCTCGACCCCGGCGACCTCGTCGGCTTCTACGCCGGACTGCGCGACGAGGGCGCCAGAGCGCATCGCTACCTGATCGGCTGGTTCTCGGTCGAGAACGTCCACCTGATCGACCCGGGCGACCGCGAGGCGGCGCGGCGAGCGTTCGCCGCCTGTCCGGAGAACGCCCACGCCAAGCGTGCTCGCGAGGACGGCGAACCGTACGTCGACGACAGGCGACTCGCCATCGTCGAGGGTCGAGAGCCGGGCGGACTGGTCGAGCGAGATCCGCTCCGGCTGAGCGAGTACGCGGTCGCGCCCGGAAACTCCGTCGCGCAGTACTACCTCCGCGAATCGGTCCGCGAGGGGCTCTCGGTGGTCGAAGGTCGCGAGAACATGCAGTTCAAACCCGCCTACCGCTGTGACTGCTCGGCCGAGGAGTTCGCGGACCGGATCGAAGCCCTCCGGTAG
- a CDS encoding CBS domain-containing protein: MGRNDGTRVEEVMSSPLETISRTATVREAVQRMRDREINALVVRTDPPSIVTSTDVLDAVAAGKDPADLQVSDVMTESVETVPESLFLEEVAAMMTSFGIRHLPVTDFDDDLVGMVSSTDLANYLS, translated from the coding sequence ATGGGCAGAAACGACGGAACACGCGTCGAGGAGGTGATGTCGTCCCCGCTGGAGACGATCTCGCGGACGGCGACGGTGCGGGAGGCGGTCCAGCGGATGCGCGACCGGGAGATCAACGCGCTGGTCGTCCGGACCGACCCCCCCTCGATCGTCACCAGTACGGACGTCCTCGACGCGGTCGCAGCGGGCAAGGACCCCGCCGACCTTCAGGTGTCGGACGTCATGACGGAGTCGGTCGAGACGGTGCCCGAGAGCCTCTTCCTGGAGGAGGTCGCCGCGATGATGACGAGTTTCGGCATCAGACACCTGCCGGTCACCGACTTCGACGACGACCTCGTCGGGATGGTCTCCTCGACCGATCTGGCGAACTACCTCTCCTGA
- a CDS encoding LemA family protein produces the protein MILEVVVGFVVVVLLVLLVAYVVSVYNQLIELIRRVDQSKRNIDVLLRQRQSELSKLIDAASKVMVHERDVLVTLTEARERAERASTPGEEAAADQAIRNALALFRARVEAYPELRSQTNMLQFQHRISDLESQIAGRREFYNEAVTRYNTRIQQFPYLVLARLFEFAPRELFAASEAELRDVDVGARFEARISE, from the coding sequence ATGATCCTCGAGGTCGTCGTCGGGTTCGTGGTGGTGGTCCTGCTGGTGCTGCTCGTCGCGTACGTCGTCAGCGTCTACAACCAGCTGATCGAACTGATCCGCCGGGTCGATCAGTCGAAACGAAACATCGACGTCCTGCTCAGACAGCGCCAGTCCGAACTCTCGAAGCTCATCGACGCGGCCTCGAAGGTGATGGTACACGAGCGGGACGTGCTCGTCACGCTGACGGAGGCGCGCGAACGGGCCGAACGGGCGTCGACGCCCGGCGAGGAGGCCGCCGCCGATCAGGCGATCCGGAACGCGCTGGCGCTGTTCCGCGCGCGCGTCGAGGCGTACCCCGAACTCCGCTCGCAGACGAACATGCTCCAGTTCCAGCACCGGATCTCCGATCTCGAGTCCCAGATCGCCGGCCGTCGGGAGTTCTACAACGAGGCGGTCACCCGGTACAACACCCGCATCCAGCAGTTCCCTTACCTCGTCCTCGCACGGCTGTTCGAGTTCGCACCCCGCGAGCTCTTCGCCGCGAGCGAGGCGGAGCTTCGGGACGTCGACGTCGGCGCGCGGTTCGAGGCCCGAATCTCCGAGTGA
- a CDS encoding VOC family protein, whose product MNPQGIDHLVLTVADPERTCAFYERAVGAERVEFDGRVALRIGEQKVNLHVAGDEYDPHADEPVPGSGDFCVLVSTPIEEVRVHLDEVGIEVIHGPAEKVGTHGPLRSVYVRDPDGNLVELAEPQY is encoded by the coding sequence ATGAACCCTCAGGGGATCGATCACCTCGTGCTGACGGTCGCGGATCCCGAGCGGACGTGTGCGTTCTACGAGCGGGCAGTCGGCGCCGAACGGGTCGAGTTCGACGGGCGAGTCGCGCTCCGCATCGGCGAGCAGAAGGTGAATCTCCACGTCGCGGGCGACGAGTACGACCCGCACGCCGACGAGCCGGTGCCGGGATCGGGGGACTTTTGCGTGCTCGTCTCCACGCCGATCGAGGAGGTCCGGGTCCACCTCGACGAGGTAGGGATCGAGGTGATCCACGGTCCGGCGGAGAAGGTCGGCACGCACGGGCCGCTCCGCTCGGTCTACGTCCGCGACCCGGACGGAAACCTCGTCGAACTCGCGGAGCCGCAGTACTGA
- a CDS encoding NAD-dependent epimerase/dehydratase family protein, translating into MDTALVVGGTRFIGRHTVRELLDHGYQVTIFNRGNHENPFEDDDRVTHVEGDRRDREALARAAERDPDLVIDCVAYSPGEVQVATELFSDARYVFVSSGAAYGEETIPKREGETPLEPCSDEQARVDSGESYGNRKAEGDRIVAAAAREGIEAMSVRPCIVYGPHDYTERLDYWIDRVLEHDRVIVPGDGDSLWHRAYVEDVASALRIVGESGTSGEAYNVGDRRLCTLLETVELIAEVAERDVGVVPAGERELAAGGLSPEAFTLYRGYPHVMSTAKLAALGWTSTPVEEAMARTVSEHRESERDGNGHDPGREAEERVLGVLDTL; encoded by the coding sequence ATGGACACGGCACTCGTCGTCGGCGGGACGCGCTTCATCGGCCGGCACACGGTGAGGGAGCTACTGGACCACGGCTACCAGGTGACGATATTCAACAGGGGGAACCACGAGAACCCGTTCGAGGACGACGACCGCGTCACGCACGTCGAGGGCGACCGACGAGACCGGGAGGCACTCGCGAGGGCGGCCGAGCGGGACCCGGACCTCGTGATCGACTGTGTGGCGTACTCTCCAGGAGAGGTCCAGGTCGCGACGGAGCTGTTTTCGGACGCCCGCTACGTCTTCGTCTCCTCGGGTGCCGCGTACGGCGAGGAAACGATCCCGAAACGCGAGGGGGAGACGCCGCTCGAACCCTGTAGCGACGAACAGGCGCGAGTCGACTCCGGCGAGAGCTATGGGAACCGAAAGGCCGAGGGCGACCGGATCGTGGCCGCGGCCGCCCGCGAGGGTATCGAGGCGATGAGCGTCCGGCCGTGTATCGTCTACGGCCCGCACGACTACACCGAACGGCTGGACTACTGGATCGACCGGGTGCTCGAGCACGACCGGGTGATCGTCCCCGGCGACGGGGACTCCCTCTGGCACCGGGCGTACGTCGAGGACGTCGCGAGCGCGCTCCGAATCGTCGGCGAATCGGGTACCTCGGGCGAGGCGTACAACGTCGGAGACCGACGGCTCTGTACCCTCTTGGAGACGGTCGAACTGATCGCCGAGGTCGCTGAGCGAGATGTCGGGGTGGTCCCCGCCGGGGAGCGCGAACTCGCCGCCGGCGGGCTCTCGCCGGAGGCGTTCACCCTCTACCGCGGGTACCCGCACGTGATGTCGACCGCGAAGCTCGCGGCGCTCGGCTGGACGTCGACGCCGGTCGAGGAGGCGATGGCCCGGACCGTCTCCGAACATCGCGAGAGCGAGCGTGACGGGAACGGACACGACCCGGGCCGCGAGGCCGAGGAGCGCGTGCTCGGCGTGCTCGATACGCTCTGA
- a CDS encoding NUDIX hydrolase, whose translation MGIADASRRRVRAELDRLEGEYGSFTVREKEIERDADAYGWIEARHEGATLGGAGAWVRNGTGEALLVQHGPGGPWSEPGGKHEAWESLEGTALRETREETGVEVDLRGMVSATVTIHRHGDEPPISRLVAVFDARYRSGTPRPEPGEIHAVRWWDRHPDELRYPEIERYPIGRRDEDSE comes from the coding sequence ATGGGGATCGCCGATGCGTCCCGTCGACGGGTCCGGGCCGAACTCGACCGGCTGGAGGGGGAGTACGGCTCGTTCACGGTGAGGGAGAAGGAGATCGAGCGCGACGCGGACGCCTACGGCTGGATCGAAGCGCGTCACGAGGGCGCCACGCTCGGGGGTGCGGGCGCGTGGGTGCGAAACGGGACGGGCGAGGCGCTGCTCGTCCAGCACGGGCCGGGGGGACCGTGGTCCGAACCCGGCGGCAAACACGAAGCATGGGAGTCACTGGAGGGGACCGCGCTCCGCGAGACCCGCGAGGAGACCGGCGTCGAGGTCGACCTCCGGGGGATGGTGAGCGCGACCGTGACGATCCACCGCCACGGCGACGAACCGCCGATCAGCCGGCTGGTCGCGGTCTTCGACGCGCGATACCGCTCGGGAACGCCACGGCCGGAGCCGGGTGAGATCCACGCCGTCCGGTGGTGGGATCGCCACCCCGACGAGCTCCGCTATCCGGAGATCGAGCGATACCCGATCGGTCGACGGGACGAGGACTCGGAGTAG
- a CDS encoding DUF7260 family protein: protein MCSSLACAGPDPLAELLLVLSVVAGIAVIAALSYIPVARETCAEERRRTRTERDAFAGFAGRIAAIEEVSPTPGQAGGGTLLAQSAPDDSSLREVRRAYQETVMGVDHFAEEYDESLSEHMAAEFDESLAVAVCGGASFSPQMRRALVQQGNEARDRRSLLLRALDRELDSLSAADETLTEVEESLSEIESRPEITRSFEWLTASWDRLRELRSECDRLVERRQEEIHEEAIARGPRGRSSLHDYLYQSLPVSHPVLADAAATLDRLDRIERGVVDGLTRRV, encoded by the coding sequence TTGTGCTCGTCGCTGGCCTGTGCGGGGCCCGACCCGCTCGCCGAGCTCCTGCTGGTGCTCTCGGTGGTCGCGGGGATCGCCGTCATCGCGGCGCTCTCGTACATCCCGGTGGCTCGCGAGACGTGCGCCGAAGAGCGACGGCGGACCCGGACCGAACGCGACGCCTTCGCGGGCTTCGCCGGCCGGATCGCCGCCATCGAGGAGGTCAGCCCCACGCCCGGCCAGGCCGGCGGCGGGACGCTGCTCGCACAGAGCGCGCCCGACGATAGCTCCTTGCGCGAGGTGCGCCGCGCGTACCAGGAAACGGTGATGGGCGTCGACCACTTCGCCGAGGAGTACGACGAATCGCTCTCCGAACACATGGCCGCTGAGTTCGACGAGAGCCTCGCGGTCGCGGTCTGTGGCGGGGCGTCGTTCTCGCCACAGATGCGCCGCGCGCTCGTCCAGCAGGGCAACGAGGCGAGAGACCGCCGATCGCTACTTCTCCGGGCGCTCGACCGCGAACTCGACTCGCTCTCGGCGGCGGACGAGACGCTCACGGAGGTCGAGGAATCCCTCTCCGAGATCGAGTCACGGCCGGAGATAACCCGTTCGTTCGAGTGGCTCACGGCCTCCTGGGACCGTCTGCGCGAGCTCAGATCCGAGTGTGACCGCCTCGTCGAACGGCGTCAGGAGGAGATCCACGAGGAGGCGATCGCCCGCGGGCCACGCGGTCGGTCCTCGTTGCACGACTACCTCTACCAGTCGCTCCCGGTGAGCCACCCGGTGCTCGCCGACGCCGCAGCGACCCTCGACCGACTCGATCGGATCGAGCGGGGCGTCGTCGACGGACTGACGCGGCGGGTCTGA
- a CDS encoding S9 family peptidase, with protein MSFGIDRYLNVRSAYGASLSAHGLAFLMDTTGVPQVWTLDSPGRWPEQRTFSDERVTFVTWSPERPELAFGMDDGGNERAQLFRLDTETGEIHPLTGVPEAKHRWGGWSPDGERIAFASNRRDESVFDVYVQGREERGDEAELVAEGDGWLSLVGWSPDGTRLLVHEAHASFDHDLHVLDLGTGEMAHLTPHEGAIRYSGPEWGPDGEAIYLVTDEGEDTLYLARLGLDGELTVVESGGEWNVGGVALDEESGTVAYSRNVDGYTDLTVGKLVGETEIEEFPAPEVGKGIAGGVSFDDGGERFSITVTGTSTNPNVFVVDAESGSAERWTRAPTAGIPDGSFVDADLVRFESFDGLSVPAFFSLPESATEGETPVIVDIHGGPESQRRPSFSSVKQYFLHRGYAYFEPNVRGSSGYGREYTHLDDVEKRMDSVADIRAGVEWLHDHAAVDPDRIAVMGGSYGGFMVLASMTEYPDLWAAGVDIVGIANFVTFLENTGDWRRELREAEYGSLEDDREFLEEISPINRIESIAAPLFVLHGANDPRVPVGEAEQIAEEAAKHVPVRKLIFEDEGHGFTKLENRIEAYSAIAEFLDEHV; from the coding sequence ATGTCCTTCGGCATCGACCGGTATCTCAACGTCAGAAGCGCCTACGGCGCCTCGCTCTCCGCGCACGGCCTCGCCTTCCTGATGGACACCACGGGCGTCCCACAGGTCTGGACGCTCGATTCCCCCGGCAGGTGGCCCGAACAGCGCACGTTCTCCGACGAACGGGTCACGTTCGTCACCTGGTCACCGGAGAGACCCGAACTCGCCTTCGGGATGGACGACGGCGGTAACGAGCGCGCACAGCTCTTCCGGCTCGACACAGAGACGGGCGAGATCCACCCGCTCACCGGGGTGCCGGAAGCGAAACACCGCTGGGGCGGCTGGAGTCCCGACGGCGAGCGGATCGCGTTCGCCTCGAACCGCCGGGACGAATCGGTCTTCGACGTCTACGTCCAGGGACGGGAGGAACGCGGCGACGAGGCGGAGCTGGTCGCCGAGGGCGACGGCTGGCTCTCGCTCGTGGGCTGGAGCCCCGACGGAACCCGTCTGCTCGTCCACGAGGCACACGCGAGCTTCGACCACGACCTCCACGTCCTCGATCTCGGTACCGGAGAGATGGCCCACCTCACCCCGCACGAGGGCGCCATCCGCTACTCCGGCCCGGAGTGGGGCCCCGACGGCGAGGCGATCTACCTCGTCACCGACGAGGGCGAGGACACGCTCTACCTCGCACGCCTCGGTCTCGACGGCGAACTCACCGTGGTCGAATCGGGCGGCGAGTGGAACGTCGGTGGCGTCGCACTCGACGAGGAGTCGGGGACCGTCGCCTACTCGCGGAACGTCGACGGCTACACCGACCTCACGGTGGGGAAACTCGTCGGGGAGACCGAGATCGAGGAGTTCCCGGCGCCGGAGGTCGGGAAGGGAATCGCGGGCGGTGTGAGCTTCGACGACGGCGGCGAGCGGTTCTCGATCACGGTGACGGGCACGAGCACGAACCCGAACGTCTTCGTCGTCGACGCGGAGTCCGGCAGCGCAGAGCGCTGGACCCGCGCGCCGACCGCGGGTATCCCCGACGGGAGCTTCGTCGACGCCGACCTCGTCCGCTTCGAGAGCTTCGACGGGCTCTCGGTGCCGGCCTTCTTCTCGCTCCCGGAGAGCGCGACCGAGGGCGAGACACCCGTGATCGTCGACATCCACGGCGGGCCGGAGAGCCAGCGCCGCCCCTCCTTTTCGAGCGTCAAACAGTACTTCCTGCACCGGGGGTACGCCTACTTCGAGCCGAACGTCCGCGGTTCCTCAGGGTATGGCCGGGAGTACACCCACCTCGACGACGTCGAGAAGCGGATGGACTCGGTCGCCGATATTCGAGCAGGTGTCGAGTGGCTCCACGATCACGCCGCGGTCGATCCCGACCGGATCGCCGTCATGGGCGGGTCCTACGGCGGGTTCATGGTACTCGCGTCGATGACCGAGTACCCCGACCTCTGGGCCGCGGGCGTCGACATCGTCGGCATCGCGAACTTCGTCACGTTCCTCGAGAACACCGGCGACTGGCGCAGGGAGCTACGAGAGGCAGAGTACGGCTCGCTCGAAGACGACCGGGAGTTTCTGGAGGAGATCAGCCCGATCAATCGAATCGAATCGATCGCCGCGCCGCTGTTCGTCCTCCACGGCGCGAACGATCCGAGGGTCCCGGTCGGCGAGGCCGAACAGATCGCCGAGGAGGCGGCGAAACACGTCCCGGTCCGGAAATTGATCTTCGAGGACGAGGGCCACGGCTTCACCAAGCTAGAGAACCGGATCGAGGCGTACTCGGCGATCGCCGAGTTCCTCGACGAGCACGTCTGA
- a CDS encoding GIDE domain-containing protein, which yields MWPSFGPIVAVVIEDVVVSAALFALGLFLIHRGFDAYRAGRLIRDTPTATVHSMALGRVELHGTAREAATAFDRPFTDGRCLYARYRIEEYRRNGKGEREWRRIDDGTKVAPFYLEDDTGRVLIAADHWTTVEISAENRSRVTVRSYESEPEAVLRFLRHDSPVEPAGGGLLGSISNAPRRYTQWVLPVDSEVYVFGGVEECEDGEGAFRDRLVVTTDESTGRFVVSDSDPASLAETYGRRAPLLVVAGLLVSALSLSELLG from the coding sequence GTGTGGCCGTCGTTCGGCCCGATCGTCGCGGTCGTGATCGAGGACGTCGTGGTGTCGGCGGCCCTCTTCGCGCTGGGTCTGTTCCTGATCCACCGCGGGTTCGACGCCTACCGGGCCGGACGGCTGATCCGGGACACGCCGACCGCCACGGTCCACTCGATGGCGCTCGGCCGGGTCGAACTCCACGGCACCGCTCGCGAGGCGGCGACGGCCTTCGACCGACCGTTCACCGACGGTCGGTGTCTCTATGCGAGGTACCGGATCGAAGAGTACCGACGGAACGGGAAGGGCGAGCGGGAGTGGCGGAGGATCGACGACGGGACGAAGGTGGCGCCGTTCTACCTGGAGGACGACACCGGACGGGTGCTCATCGCGGCCGACCACTGGACGACGGTCGAGATCTCCGCCGAGAACCGGTCCAGGGTGACCGTCCGGAGCTACGAGAGCGAGCCCGAAGCTGTCCTCCGGTTCCTCCGTCACGACTCTCCCGTCGAGCCGGCCGGCGGTGGACTACTCGGGTCGATATCGAACGCCCCACGCAGGTACACTCAGTGGGTGTTGCCGGTCGACAGCGAGGTCTACGTCTTCGGCGGCGTCGAGGAGTGCGAGGACGGCGAGGGTGCCTTTCGCGACCGCCTCGTCGTCACGACCGACGAATCGACCGGTCGGTTCGTCGTCTCCGATTCGGACCCCGCGTCGCTGGCGGAGACGTACGGTCGACGGGCGCCGCTGCTGGTCGTCGCCGGGCTGCTCGTGAGCGCCCTCTCGCTCTCCGAACTCCTCGGCTGA
- a CDS encoding NAD(P)-dependent glycerol-1-phosphate dehydrogenase — MFEKSTWIRLPRNVLVGHGVIEETVEAVSDLHLSGDPLVVTSPTPRKIAGDSIVAAFEEAGRAPSVAEVETASFAAVESVIETARAEEADFLVAVGGGKPIDIAKMASDELSIGFVSVPTVASHDGIVSGRSSIPEGDTRHSVAADPPVAVVADTEILAEAPWRLTTAGCADIISNYTAVKDWRLAKRLQNEPYSEYAGALSEMTAEMLVDNADSIRPNLEEAAWIVVKALVSSGVAMSIAGSSRPASGAEHLFSHQLDRIAPGRALHGHQVGVGSIVVEYLHSGERGGWRDIRDALASIDAPTTGSELGLREDEIIEALTTAHEIRDRFTILGNGISERAAREATEVTGVL; from the coding sequence ATGTTCGAGAAATCTACCTGGATCCGTCTCCCCAGAAACGTCCTCGTCGGCCACGGCGTCATCGAGGAGACCGTCGAGGCGGTCTCCGATCTGCACCTCTCGGGCGACCCGCTCGTCGTGACGAGTCCGACCCCCCGAAAGATCGCGGGCGACTCGATCGTCGCGGCGTTCGAGGAGGCGGGGAGAGCGCCGTCGGTGGCGGAGGTAGAGACGGCGAGTTTCGCCGCCGTCGAGTCGGTGATCGAGACGGCTCGCGCGGAGGAAGCCGACTTTCTCGTCGCAGTGGGCGGTGGCAAACCGATCGACATCGCGAAGATGGCGAGCGACGAGCTATCGATCGGTTTCGTCTCCGTTCCGACGGTCGCGAGCCACGACGGCATCGTCTCGGGACGGTCGTCGATCCCGGAGGGCGACACCCGTCACTCGGTCGCCGCCGATCCACCGGTCGCGGTCGTCGCGGACACCGAGATCCTCGCCGAGGCCCCCTGGCGGCTCACGACCGCCGGCTGCGCGGACATCATCTCGAACTACACCGCCGTCAAGGACTGGCGGCTCGCGAAACGGCTCCAGAACGAGCCCTACTCGGAGTACGCGGGCGCGCTCTCGGAGATGACCGCGGAGATGCTCGTGGACAACGCCGACTCGATCCGTCCGAACCTGGAGGAGGCCGCCTGGATCGTCGTGAAGGCGCTCGTTTCCTCGGGCGTGGCGATGAGCATCGCCGGCTCGTCGCGACCCGCCAGCGGTGCCGAACACCTCTTTTCGCACCAGCTCGACCGGATCGCACCGGGGCGTGCGCTCCACGGCCACCAGGTCGGCGTCGGCTCGATCGTGGTCGAGTACCTCCACAGCGGCGAGCGTGGCGGCTGGCGCGACATCCGCGACGCGCTCGCGAGCATCGACGCCCCGACGACGGGGAGCGAACTCGGACTGCGCGAAGACGAGATCATCGAGGCGCTCACAACCGCCCACGAGATCAGGGATCGCTTTACGATCCTCGGCAACGGCATCTCCGAGCGGGCGGCGAGGGAGGCGACCGAGGTGACCGGCGTCCTCTAA
- a CDS encoding YihY/virulence factor BrkB family protein, whose translation MEGIRGWLSALKTAAAVGRKHQITVTAAGLAFYAFNSLIPLLLLLTIAISIAYGPETSANALESVTGLHAAETEAVIEEVGGEGSGRTRAGLIAAGIFLYSTATMFQAVNMTFSAVYGTRRTRTVLRKATDTLLIFVTVALAVAVLGAVGVALVLVVENVVVAVLSVPLLFCTFLLAFLPMYYRFPGERVNVREALPGAAFSALAWTLSALVFRLYAATSEGVELYGVAGAVLLVLTWLYLGGLILLFGVVLNATLAGEVDADEGWLPTDG comes from the coding sequence ATGGAAGGGATCCGCGGCTGGCTCTCGGCGCTGAAGACGGCCGCCGCCGTCGGACGGAAACATCAGATCACCGTCACGGCCGCGGGGCTCGCCTTCTACGCCTTCAACTCGCTGATCCCCCTCCTCTTGCTCCTCACGATCGCGATATCGATCGCCTACGGCCCCGAGACGTCGGCGAACGCGCTCGAATCCGTGACGGGACTCCACGCCGCCGAGACCGAGGCCGTGATCGAGGAGGTCGGCGGCGAGGGTTCGGGACGCACACGGGCGGGGTTGATCGCCGCCGGGATCTTCCTCTACAGCACGGCGACGATGTTCCAGGCGGTGAATATGACGTTCAGCGCGGTCTACGGCACCCGGAGGACGCGCACGGTCCTCAGGAAGGCGACCGACACGCTGTTGATCTTCGTCACCGTGGCGCTCGCGGTCGCCGTCCTCGGCGCCGTCGGCGTCGCGCTCGTACTCGTCGTCGAGAACGTCGTCGTCGCCGTCCTCAGCGTCCCGCTCCTGTTCTGTACTTTTCTGCTCGCCTTCCTGCCGATGTACTACCGGTTTCCAGGCGAACGGGTGAACGTTCGGGAGGCACTCCCGGGAGCGGCGTTCTCGGCGCTCGCCTGGACGCTCTCGGCGCTCGTCTTTCGGCTCTACGCGGCGACCTCGGAGGGAGTCGAACTCTACGGCGTCGCCGGAGCAGTCCTCCTCGTGCTCACCTGGCTCTACCTCGGCGGGCTGATACTGCTGTTCGGCGTAGTGCTAAACGCGACCCTCGCCGGCGAGGTCGACGCCGACGAGGGGTGGCTCCCCACCGATGGTTAG
- a CDS encoding peroxiredoxin family protein, whose protein sequence is MSLEGENAPDFTLESTAGDTVTLSETLEDGPTVVVVNRGHWCSFCAEQLGTFSEVAYDLWFNDSVDILPVVTSPLGKVTEMRDRYDLGIQLLADPDGEVADRYSGTEETSHGVTGISGVYVIDPEGRVRYEQIADDVTDRTYGNWVRYFVRNDFQDPF, encoded by the coding sequence ATGTCACTCGAAGGCGAGAACGCGCCCGATTTCACGCTCGAGAGCACCGCCGGCGACACGGTCACCCTCTCGGAGACGCTCGAAGACGGTCCGACGGTCGTGGTCGTCAACCGGGGCCACTGGTGTAGCTTCTGTGCCGAACAGCTGGGGACGTTCAGCGAGGTAGCTTACGATCTCTGGTTCAACGATAGCGTGGATATCCTCCCCGTCGTGACCAGCCCGCTCGGAAAGGTCACCGAGATGCGCGACCGCTACGACCTCGGGATCCAACTGTTGGCAGACCCCGACGGTGAGGTCGCAGACCGGTACAGCGGAACCGAGGAGACGAGCCACGGCGTCACGGGAATCTCCGGGGTTTACGTGATCGATCCGGAGGGGCGGGTCCGCTACGAGCAAATCGCCGACGACGTCACCGACCGGACCTACGGGAACTGGGTCCGCTACTTCGTGCGCAACGACTTCCAGGACCCGTTCTGA
- a CDS encoding alpha/beta fold hydrolase: MPYVRCNGADLYYEERGSGRPIVFLHGVMAGLRLFDRQVSDFSVEYRVVALDFRGHGRSEKTELGHTIAQYARDLAAFLDRLDLDDAVVVGWSMGALVSWEYVDRFGTDRIRALVDVDMEASRFQWADYDHGITDLDGIRETLALAQRDRWSLAERVTEQVFEEPPGAEVERSVFDEISRTPAPVKSAILFDALTVDYRDVLPGIDVPMLVCAGADEKRGTVAAARHVADLVPDATFELFEESGHCPFLEEPERFDRVLRRFVDAL; this comes from the coding sequence ATGCCGTACGTCAGGTGCAACGGGGCCGACCTCTACTACGAGGAGCGGGGATCGGGACGGCCGATCGTCTTCCTCCACGGGGTGATGGCGGGACTCAGGCTCTTCGATCGACAGGTGTCCGACTTCTCGGTGGAGTACCGCGTGGTGGCGCTCGACTTCCGGGGTCACGGCCGATCGGAGAAGACGGAACTCGGTCACACGATCGCGCAGTACGCCCGCGACCTCGCCGCGTTCCTCGATCGTCTTGACCTCGACGACGCCGTCGTCGTCGGCTGGTCGATGGGGGCGCTCGTCTCCTGGGAGTACGTCGATCGGTTCGGGACGGACCGGATCCGGGCGCTGGTCGACGTGGACATGGAGGCCTCTCGGTTCCAGTGGGCGGACTACGATCACGGGATTACCGATCTGGACGGGATCAGGGAGACGCTCGCGCTCGCCCAGCGAGACCGGTGGAGCCTCGCCGAGCGCGTCACGGAGCAGGTGTTCGAGGAACCGCCCGGCGCCGAGGTGGAACGCTCGGTGTTCGACGAGATCTCGCGGACACCGGCACCGGTGAAGAGTGCGATCCTCTTCGACGCGCTCACGGTCGACTACCGGGACGTCCTCCCCGGGATAGACGTCCCGATGCTCGTCTGTGCCGGCGCGGACGAGAAACGGGGGACCGTCGCGGCCGCGAGACACGTCGCGGACCTCGTCCCGGACGCGACGTTCGAACTGTTCGAGGAGAGCGGCCACTGTCCGTTCCTCGAAGAGCCGGAGCGGTTCGACCGGGTCCTGCGTCGGTTCGTCGACGCGCTGTGA